A single Vulpes vulpes isolate BD-2025 chromosome 16, VulVul3, whole genome shotgun sequence DNA region contains:
- the LOC112922799 gene encoding uncharacterized protein C14orf119 homolog, with translation MEATVTGSPSSSSMPLSFPPPLPSVPDSITNSSPPPMPYITSQEMKCILHWFASWSGPQRERFLQDLVAKAVPGKLQPLLEGLEQLSVSRANRPPCIFECQLRLWDQWFRGWAEQEHNEFVRQLEVSEPDFVAKFYQAGAATAGKD, from the exons ATGGAAGCGACGGTGACA ggatccccatcttccTCTTCAATGCCActatccttccctcctcctttacCCTCAGTACCAGATAGTATTACTaactcttccccacccccaatgcCTTACATCACTTCCCAGGAGATGAAGTGTATTCTTCACTGGTTTGCCAGTTGGTCAGGTCCCCAGCGTGAACGTTTCCTACAGGACCTGGTAGCTAAGGCAGTGCCAGGAAAATTACAGCCACTGCTGGAAGGGCTGGAGCAGCTTAGTGTGTCTAGAGCAAACCGACCACCTTGTATCTTTGAGTGCCAGCTACGTCTTTGGGATCAGTGGTTTCGAGGTTGGGCTGAGCAGGAGCACAATGAATTTGTCAGGCAGCTGGAGGTCAGTGAGCCAGACTTCGTGGCAAAGTTTTACCAAGCAGGGGCTGCTACAGCTGGTAAAGACTGA